The genomic DNA CGCGTCACGAACCCGCCGCCTCGGGTTCGTTCTTCGGTTATGTCTGGGCCACACTGGCGGGACTTTTGGTCCCCGTGCTAGTGGTGCTTGTCGGACTCATAGCCGTGCTGCTCAATTCCGGTGGTCTGACCAGCGGTGTGGTGCGATTGGGGACTCACTGCTGGGTTCCCGTAAGCGAGGCATTCGCGAGTCAAAGCCCACTGGTCCAATTGTTTGAACTCGTTGGCATCTCGCTATTGGTTTCCACCGTGTTCTCACTAGCCATTTGGCTACACCGGTTGTCCGCGGACGCGAGGGCTCGGTCGATCACCAAATCGCTGCATCAGCAGATCCTAAAACAAAGCCTGCGACGAGCCGAGGTCGAAGGTGCCGCTGCCCAAGCGGTGCAAGCGAATCATTTGATTGGCGAACACTTGCCGCAATTGCAGCGAGGGTTATCGCTTTGGTACCGCGCCGTGCCACGCAGCGTCATCACGCTAGTCGGCTGTGTCGCCTTGGCACTGCTAGTTAATGTTTGGCTCGCGATGGTTGCCGTGGTCAGCGGTGTGCTCATCGCCAGACTGGTTCGCCAACTGCGTCGTAACGACGATTCCGATCGAATCCGTTGGGAAGTTCCCCGAGCACGCGCACGTATGGCGGAACTAGTCGGACAGGCTCCGCTGCATGCACGTTTGCAAAGCGAAGGACTCTCGGATCAAGCCTTTGCTTCCGAGCTTGAATCGCTGTACCGACGAATTGAAGATGAAGATCATCGTCTCGCTCGAATATGGCCTTTGCTCTTCCTCGCCATTTCCGCTTCGATCGCGGTACTCGTTTCCGGTCTTGCGGTGAATGTTGACGCCGGGCTGAGCCTTCCGTCTGCATTGGTGATCGGTTTGGCTTTGGGAGCGACCGTGGCGGCGGCGGGAAGGTTGATGTCCTTAAGCAATCAACTTACGGTCAGCTCGGAAGCAAGCAATTCCATTTATCACTACCTGCAGCGAAGCGGTGACGCCGCACCAAGTGAGCAACGCGTTGGCTTGGCGAAGCTTCGCGAAAGTGTCGATATTCAAGACGTGACGCTGGGGGACATCACGGGTGATGCAATCCTTCGCCACTTGAGCTTGAAATTCACTCCGGGGTCACTGGTCGCCATGCTCGGCACGGATTCCGTCGCCACTCAGGCGCTATTGGAATTGTTGATGGGCTTCGGAATGCCAAACGAAGGCCGAATAACGATCGACGGAATCAACTTGCGTGATATTCATCCGCAAGCTCTTGCCAAGAACGTGATGTGGATCGGGCCCGACGGCCCCATCTATGACGGGACGA from Rubripirellula amarantea includes the following:
- a CDS encoding ATP-binding cassette domain-containing protein, which encodes MSRIGTLAKARHEPAASGSFFGYVWATLAGLLVPVLVVLVGLIAVLLNSGGLTSGVVRLGTHCWVPVSEAFASQSPLVQLFELVGISLLVSTVFSLAIWLHRLSADARARSITKSLHQQILKQSLRRAEVEGAAAQAVQANHLIGEHLPQLQRGLSLWYRAVPRSVITLVGCVALALLVNVWLAMVAVVSGVLIARLVRQLRRNDDSDRIRWEVPRARARMAELVGQAPLHARLQSEGLSDQAFASELESLYRRIEDEDHRLARIWPLLFLAISASIAVLVSGLAVNVDAGLSLPSALVIGLALGATVAAAGRLMSLSNQLTVSSEASNSIYHYLQRSGDAAPSEQRVGLAKLRESVDIQDVTLGDITGDAILRHLSLKFTPGSLVAMLGTDSVATQALLELLMGFGMPNEGRITIDGINLRDIHPQALAKNVMWIGPDGPIYDGTIEENLRGNDTSINNGDMVKALEEVDVYERLFRLPEGLNTVVSASDAMLGIETTYAVGVARALLHKPSIVLAAEPPPPAEHLSDDRCLAALRRLQQSGSLVIILPRRLQTLRSADRVVLLNGPRLVGEGKHAELLSESDLYRHLNYLLFNPYRHNK